In the genome of Desulfuromonas sp. DDH964, one region contains:
- the thiD gene encoding bifunctional hydroxymethylpyrimidine kinase/phosphomethylpyrimidine kinase, whose protein sequence is MIGGLYLVTDENHDGRLLERVFAALKGGTAMVQYRCKAGNADLEAARAIAAACRDFKVPFLVNDSVELALACDADGVHLGQGDQPAVEARRLLGPGKLLGVSAHTVEQALKAEMQGADYLGVGTIFPTQSKDDAHPAGLAVLKKIRMAVKIPLIAIGGIAASNCAEVIAAGADGVAVISAVMGDPRPGLAAREIALQFNANAPLPRGRVLTIAGSDSGGGAGIQADLKTITLLGAYGMSALTALTAQNTRGVRGVHPCPHAFVADQIEMVLSDIGADTIKTGMLFSADIVALVAEAIERHTLLAVVDPVMIAKGGAPLLQQDAVEVLRQVLLPQTYLLTPNLPEAEALSGVSVESEADMERALFKLREMGPRNVLLKGGHLDGEAVDLLLAGDTLHRFPAARIATRNTHGTGCTYSAAIATFLAQGLPLVAAVGRAKLFINEAIRTSTSLGSGHGPVNHWQAAKNLS, encoded by the coding sequence ATGATCGGCGGACTCTACCTGGTCACAGATGAAAACCACGACGGGCGTCTCCTGGAGCGGGTCTTCGCGGCCCTCAAGGGGGGCACTGCCATGGTCCAGTATCGCTGCAAGGCCGGCAATGCCGACCTCGAGGCGGCGCGGGCCATAGCCGCCGCCTGCCGCGACTTCAAGGTCCCCTTCCTGGTCAATGATTCGGTGGAACTGGCGCTGGCCTGTGATGCCGACGGCGTTCACCTCGGCCAGGGGGACCAACCGGCGGTCGAAGCGCGCCGCCTGCTTGGCCCCGGGAAGCTGCTCGGCGTTTCCGCCCACACCGTCGAGCAGGCGCTGAAAGCGGAAATGCAGGGGGCCGACTATCTCGGCGTCGGCACCATCTTCCCGACGCAAAGCAAGGACGACGCCCACCCGGCCGGCCTGGCGGTCCTCAAAAAGATCCGCATGGCGGTGAAGATTCCGCTGATCGCCATCGGCGGCATCGCGGCCAGCAACTGCGCCGAGGTGATCGCCGCCGGAGCCGACGGCGTCGCGGTGATCTCCGCCGTCATGGGCGACCCCCGACCGGGGCTCGCGGCACGGGAGATTGCCCTGCAGTTCAACGCCAACGCCCCCCTCCCCCGCGGCCGGGTGCTGACCATCGCCGGCTCCGACTCGGGGGGCGGCGCCGGCATCCAGGCCGACCTCAAGACGATCACCCTGCTCGGCGCTTACGGCATGAGCGCCCTGACCGCGCTGACCGCCCAGAACACCCGGGGGGTGCGCGGCGTCCACCCCTGCCCCCATGCTTTTGTCGCCGACCAGATCGAAATGGTCCTGTCCGATATCGGCGCCGATACCATCAAGACCGGCATGCTCTTTTCTGCCGACATCGTCGCCCTCGTCGCCGAAGCGATCGAGCGCCATACGCTGCTGGCCGTCGTCGACCCGGTGATGATCGCCAAAGGGGGCGCCCCCCTGCTGCAGCAGGATGCGGTCGAGGTACTGCGCCAGGTGCTGCTCCCCCAGACCTACCTGCTGACCCCGAATCTTCCGGAGGCGGAGGCCCTCTCCGGCGTCTCGGTGGAAAGCGAAGCCGACATGGAACGGGCCCTTTTCAAACTGCGGGAGATGGGCCCTCGCAACGTCCTGCTCAAGGGGGGGCATCTCGATGGCGAAGCCGTCGACCTGCTCCTCGCCGGCGACACCCTTCACCGCTTCCCCGCCGCGCGCATCGCGACCCGCAACACCCATGGCACCGGCTGCACCTACTCGGCCGCCATCGCCACCTTCCTCGCCCAGGGTCTTCCGCTGGTGGCGGCCGTGGGCCGTGCCAAGCTCTTCATCAATGAAGCGATCCGCACGAGCACATCCCTGGGGAGCGGCCACGGCCCGGTCAACCACTGGCAGGCAGCGAAGAACCTTTCCTAA
- the purD gene encoding phosphoribosylamine--glycine ligase — protein sequence MKILVVGGGGREHALVWKIAQSPLVDKIYCAPGNPGITEMAECVDIPADKITALCDFALDQAIDLTVVGPEVPLTLGIVDLFQAAGLAIFGPSKAAAQLEGSKSFSKDLMAKYGIPTAAYRTFTEREAAAAYIREQGAPIVVKADGLAAGKGVIVATSVEQALAAIDEIMLDKVFGAAGASVVVEEFMAGEEASFFAFTDGKNILPLASAQDHKRIFDNDEGPNTGGMGAYSPAPVVTPELSEEIVTTIVRPTIDGMAAEGTPYCGILYVGLMIEAGRPRVVEYNARFGDPEAQPLLVRMKSDVVPVLLACARGELTQAALEWHDKAAVCVVMASGGYPGKFVQGYPIRGIGAAENLDDLVVFHSGTARRDEVLVNAGGRVLGVTGLGSDVAAAIARAYAGVEKISWQDVHFRRDIGRKALQRT from the coding sequence ATGAAGATTCTGGTGGTCGGCGGCGGTGGCCGCGAGCACGCCCTGGTCTGGAAGATTGCTCAGTCGCCACTGGTCGACAAGATCTACTGTGCACCGGGCAACCCGGGCATCACGGAAATGGCCGAATGCGTCGACATCCCGGCCGACAAGATCACCGCCCTCTGTGATTTCGCCCTCGACCAGGCGATCGACCTCACCGTGGTCGGGCCGGAGGTGCCGCTGACTCTGGGTATCGTCGACCTCTTCCAGGCGGCCGGGCTTGCCATCTTCGGCCCCAGCAAGGCGGCGGCCCAGCTGGAGGGGAGCAAGAGCTTCTCCAAGGACCTGATGGCCAAGTACGGCATCCCGACCGCCGCCTACCGGACCTTCACCGAGCGGGAAGCGGCGGCGGCCTACATCCGCGAGCAGGGCGCGCCGATTGTCGTCAAGGCCGACGGCCTTGCTGCCGGCAAGGGGGTGATCGTCGCCACCAGCGTCGAGCAGGCCCTCGCCGCCATTGACGAGATCATGCTCGACAAGGTCTTCGGCGCCGCCGGGGCGAGCGTCGTGGTCGAAGAGTTCATGGCCGGCGAAGAGGCCTCCTTCTTTGCCTTTACCGACGGCAAAAATATCCTGCCGCTGGCTTCGGCCCAGGATCACAAGCGGATCTTCGACAACGACGAGGGCCCCAACACCGGTGGCATGGGGGCCTACTCCCCGGCGCCGGTGGTCACCCCGGAGCTGTCCGAAGAGATCGTCACCACCATCGTCCGGCCGACCATCGACGGCATGGCCGCCGAAGGGACGCCCTATTGCGGCATCCTCTACGTCGGCTTGATGATCGAGGCGGGGCGGCCGCGGGTGGTCGAGTACAATGCCCGCTTCGGCGATCCCGAGGCCCAGCCGCTGCTGGTGCGAATGAAGTCGGATGTCGTTCCGGTGCTCCTCGCCTGCGCCCGCGGCGAACTGACCCAGGCTGCCCTCGAGTGGCATGACAAGGCCGCCGTCTGCGTCGTGATGGCGAGTGGCGGTTATCCCGGAAAATTCGTCCAGGGCTACCCGATTCGCGGCATCGGCGCCGCCGAGAACCTGGACGATCTGGTCGTGTTTCACTCCGGCACCGCCCGGCGCGATGAGGTGCTGGTCAACGCCGGCGGCCGGGTGCTGGGGGTTACCGGGCTGGGGAGCGATGTCGCCGCGGCGATTGCCAGGGCCTATGCCGGTGTCGAAAAGATCAGCTGGCAGGACGTCCACTTCCGGCGCGACATCGGCCGCAAGGCCCTGCAGAGAACCTAA
- the purH gene encoding bifunctional phosphoribosylaminoimidazolecarboxamide formyltransferase/IMP cyclohydrolase yields MAVIKRALISVSDKTGVAALARELAGFGVELLSTGGTAKLLREEGLTVKDVSEFTGFPEMLDGRVKTLHPKVHGGLLGMRDNPAHVAKMAEHGIEPIDMVVVNLYPFEATVAKADCSLEDAIENIDIGGPTMLRSAAKNNRDVTVLVDHADYAPVLEEMKNAGGAVSRTTNFRLAVKVYQHTAAYDGAISNWLGRQLGEEDATFPPTYTLQVHKAQGMRYGENPHQGAAFYVEKRAKEASIATARQLQGKELSYNNIADTDAALECVKQFSELPACVIVKHANPCGVAFGKDLLEAYQRAFSTDTESAFGGIIAVNRELDGATAKAICDQQFVEVIIAPKVTAEAIAVVAAKKNVRLLECGFWPAKPAPRLDLKRVNGGLLVQDADLALLSETRVVTKRQPTAKEMEDLLFTWQVAKFVKSNAIVYGRDGMTIGVGAGQMSRVNSARIAAIKAEHAGLAVQGSVMASDAFFPFRDGIDNAAAAGIVAVIQPGGSIRDEEVIAAADEHGMAMVFTGMRHFRH; encoded by the coding sequence ATGGCCGTCATCAAGCGTGCTCTGATCAGTGTTTCGGACAAGACCGGCGTCGCCGCCCTGGCGCGGGAACTGGCCGGTTTCGGCGTCGAGCTTCTCTCTACCGGCGGCACCGCCAAGCTGCTGCGCGAGGAGGGGCTCACCGTCAAGGATGTCTCCGAATTTACCGGCTTCCCCGAAATGCTCGACGGCCGGGTCAAGACCCTCCACCCCAAGGTTCACGGCGGCCTGCTCGGTATGCGCGACAACCCGGCCCATGTCGCCAAGATGGCCGAGCACGGCATCGAGCCGATCGACATGGTCGTTGTCAATCTCTATCCCTTCGAAGCGACGGTGGCCAAGGCGGATTGTTCCCTGGAGGACGCCATCGAGAATATCGACATCGGCGGGCCGACCATGCTGCGCAGTGCGGCGAAGAACAACCGCGACGTCACCGTGCTGGTCGACCATGCCGACTATGCACCGGTACTGGAGGAGATGAAAAACGCCGGCGGCGCGGTCTCCCGCACGACCAACTTCCGTCTCGCCGTCAAGGTCTACCAGCACACCGCCGCCTACGACGGCGCCATCTCCAACTGGCTCGGCCGCCAGCTCGGGGAAGAGGATGCCACCTTCCCGCCGACCTACACCCTGCAGGTGCACAAGGCCCAGGGAATGCGCTATGGCGAGAACCCCCACCAGGGGGCGGCCTTTTATGTCGAGAAGAGGGCCAAGGAAGCGTCGATCGCCACCGCCCGCCAGCTGCAGGGGAAAGAGCTCTCCTACAACAACATCGCCGATACCGACGCCGCCCTTGAGTGCGTCAAGCAGTTCAGTGAGCTGCCGGCCTGCGTCATCGTCAAGCACGCCAACCCCTGCGGCGTCGCATTCGGCAAGGATCTGCTCGAGGCCTACCAGCGCGCCTTCTCCACCGATACCGAGTCGGCCTTCGGCGGCATCATCGCCGTCAACCGCGAACTCGATGGTGCCACCGCCAAGGCGATCTGCGATCAGCAGTTCGTCGAGGTGATCATCGCCCCCAAGGTGACCGCCGAGGCGATCGCCGTGGTCGCCGCCAAGAAGAACGTGCGCCTGCTCGAATGTGGCTTCTGGCCGGCCAAGCCGGCGCCGCGCCTCGACCTGAAACGGGTCAATGGCGGGCTGCTGGTGCAGGACGCCGACCTCGCCCTGCTGAGCGAAACCCGGGTGGTGACCAAGCGCCAGCCGACGGCGAAGGAGATGGAGGACCTTCTCTTCACCTGGCAGGTCGCCAAGTTCGTCAAGAGCAACGCCATCGTCTACGGCAGGGACGGCATGACCATCGGCGTTGGCGCCGGCCAGATGAGCCGCGTCAACTCGGCGCGTATCGCCGCGATCAAGGCCGAGCACGCCGGTCTCGCCGTCCAGGGCTCGGTGATGGCCTCCGATGCCTTCTTCCCCTTCCGCGACGGCATCGACAACGCCGCCGCCGCCGGCATCGTCGCGGTGATCCAGCCGGGCGGCTCGATCCGCGACGAAGAGGTGATTGCCGCCGCCGACGAACACGGCATGGCGATGGTCTTTACCGGGATGCGGCATTTTAGGCACTAG
- the purE gene encoding 5-(carboxyamino)imidazole ribonucleotide mutase, giving the protein MSENKPLVGILMGSDNDYEVMVEAAKALKELGIGFEMTVSSAHRTPERTGHYVRSARERGLKVLIAGAGAAAHLAGVMAAETTLPVVAVPIDSSALDGLDALLATVQMPAGIPVASMAIGKAGARNAGIFAAQILATSDTALAGRLADLKKSMAAGVEAKAQALQRRLAEDKLI; this is encoded by the coding sequence ATGAGCGAAAACAAACCCCTGGTTGGCATCCTGATGGGGAGCGACAACGATTACGAGGTGATGGTCGAGGCCGCCAAGGCCCTCAAGGAGCTCGGCATCGGCTTCGAGATGACCGTCTCCAGCGCCCACCGCACCCCGGAGCGGACCGGCCACTACGTGCGCAGCGCCCGGGAGCGGGGGCTGAAGGTGCTGATCGCCGGCGCCGGCGCCGCGGCTCACCTCGCCGGGGTGATGGCGGCCGAGACCACCCTGCCGGTGGTGGCGGTGCCGATCGATTCCTCGGCCCTCGACGGGCTCGACGCCCTGCTGGCGACGGTGCAGATGCCGGCCGGGATCCCGGTGGCGAGCATGGCGATCGGCAAGGCCGGGGCGCGCAACGCCGGCATCTTTGCCGCGCAGATCCTTGCCACCAGCGATACGGCCCTGGCCGGTCGCCTGGCCGACCTGAAAAAGTCGATGGCGGCCGGCGTCGAGGCCAAGGCCCAGGCACTGCAGCGGCGCCTCGCCGAAGACAAGCTGATCTGA
- the ccsB gene encoding c-type cytochrome biogenesis protein CcsB, whose product MTSTTLFNLVTIGYFSAMILFLLYLVTHSKTISLLGNILAYLGFAAQTAAIGLRWYESYALLGDAGRAPLSNLYESVVFFTWTILLIYILVDLKYKQRAIGAFVVPFAFLGMTWAQLGLNDAIDPLVPALQSNWLTYHVITCFLGYAAFAVACGVSIMYLIKVGKEGGSGDAPAGGILALFPSAKVLDDINYKAIMIGFPLLSLGIITGAAWANYAWGTYWSWDPKETWSLIVWFIYAAFLHARFTRGWVGKRAAWLSIIGFAATIFCYLGVNLVLSGLHSYGGG is encoded by the coding sequence ATGACCAGCACAACGCTCTTCAATCTTGTCACCATCGGCTACTTCTCGGCGATGATTCTGTTCCTGCTCTACCTCGTCACCCACAGCAAGACCATCTCTCTGCTCGGCAACATCCTCGCCTACCTTGGCTTTGCGGCGCAGACCGCGGCGATCGGGCTACGCTGGTACGAGTCCTACGCCCTGCTCGGCGACGCCGGCCGGGCGCCGTTGTCGAACCTCTACGAGTCGGTGGTCTTCTTCACCTGGACCATTCTGCTGATCTACATCCTCGTCGACCTGAAGTACAAGCAGCGGGCGATCGGCGCCTTTGTTGTCCCCTTCGCCTTTCTCGGCATGACCTGGGCCCAACTCGGCCTCAACGACGCCATCGATCCGCTGGTGCCGGCACTGCAGAGCAACTGGCTGACCTACCACGTCATTACCTGCTTTCTCGGCTACGCCGCCTTTGCGGTCGCCTGCGGGGTGTCGATCATGTACCTGATCAAGGTCGGCAAGGAGGGGGGGAGCGGCGACGCCCCGGCCGGCGGCATCCTCGCCCTCTTCCCGAGCGCCAAGGTCCTCGACGACATCAACTACAAGGCGATCATGATCGGCTTTCCGCTCCTGTCGCTGGGGATCATCACCGGCGCGGCCTGGGCCAACTACGCCTGGGGGACCTATTGGAGCTGGGACCCGAAGGAGACCTGGAGCCTGATCGTCTGGTTCATCTACGCCGCCTTTTTGCACGCCCGCTTCACCCGCGGCTGGGTCGGCAAGCGCGCCGCCTGGCTCTCTATCATCGGCTTTGCCGCCACCATCTTCTGCTACCTCGGCGTCAACCTCGTCCTCTCTGGCCTCCACTCCTACGGCGGCGGCTGA
- the alr gene encoding alanine racemase, with the protein MPLRPTFAEIDLDALRHNFRLLRRQAGAGRQLLAVVKADAYGHGALPVARTLQACGADYFGVAMVAEGTALRQGGIQRPILVLGGAAPGEEALLLDQNLTPVIFDLPAARRLSAAAMAAGRSCRYHLKVDSGMGRLGFVPADLPAVLPRLADLPGLEMAGLISHFALADQADHPITQTQAERFRAMLGTVRAAGFAPALVHLSNSAGLYGPALPDCNLVRPGIALYGGLPADYLAGEIDLRPVMRLYTTIAQLTAVPPGAGVSYGHRFVASRPTLIAALPVGYADGYARRLSGCGEVLVRGHRAPVAGTVCMDWTMVDVTDVPAVAVGDRVTLLGRDGSEEVTAEEWAGRIGTISYEVFCLISQRVPRVYLNPEPGPA; encoded by the coding sequence ATGCCCCTACGACCTACCTTCGCCGAAATCGATCTTGACGCCCTGCGCCATAACTTCCGCCTGCTTCGTCGCCAGGCCGGGGCCGGCCGCCAGCTGCTGGCGGTGGTCAAGGCCGACGCCTACGGCCATGGCGCCCTGCCGGTCGCCCGGACCTTGCAGGCCTGCGGCGCCGACTATTTTGGCGTCGCGATGGTGGCGGAGGGGACCGCCCTGCGCCAGGGGGGGATTCAGCGGCCGATCCTGGTGCTGGGGGGCGCCGCGCCGGGTGAAGAAGCGCTGCTGTTGGACCAGAATCTCACCCCGGTGATTTTCGATCTGCCCGCGGCCCGGCGCCTGAGCGCGGCCGCCATGGCCGCCGGGCGTAGCTGCCGCTATCACCTCAAGGTCGATTCGGGGATGGGGCGCCTCGGTTTCGTCCCCGCCGACCTCCCCGCAGTCCTCCCCCGGCTCGCCGACCTCCCCGGGTTGGAGATGGCGGGGCTGATCTCCCATTTCGCCCTCGCCGACCAGGCCGATCACCCTATTACCCAGACCCAGGCGGAACGGTTCCGCGCGATGCTGGGGACGGTTCGCGCCGCCGGTTTCGCTCCCGCTCTCGTCCATCTCAGCAACAGCGCCGGACTCTATGGCCCGGCTTTGCCCGACTGCAACCTGGTGCGCCCGGGGATTGCCCTTTATGGCGGCCTGCCGGCCGACTACCTGGCGGGAGAGATCGACCTGCGCCCGGTAATGCGCCTTTACACCACCATTGCGCAGCTCACGGCGGTCCCCCCGGGCGCGGGGGTCTCCTATGGCCACCGCTTTGTGGCGAGTCGGCCGACCCTGATCGCCGCCCTGCCGGTCGGCTACGCCGACGGCTATGCCCGGCGCTTGTCCGGCTGCGGCGAGGTCCTGGTCCGGGGGCACCGGGCGCCGGTGGCCGGTACCGTCTGCATGGACTGGACGATGGTCGATGTCACCGATGTTCCCGCCGTAGCGGTCGGCGACCGGGTGACGCTCCTCGGTCGGGACGGCTCCGAAGAGGTCACCGCCGAGGAATGGGCCGGGCGCATCGGCACCATCAGCTACGAAGTCTTCTGCCTGATCAGTCAGCGGGTGCCGCGCGTCTATCTCAACCCGGAACCGGGCCCGGCCTGA
- a CDS encoding ASKHA domain-containing protein: MNISDLRIAFDLGTTTLGARLLDGAGRICAETRAPNPQVAQGRDVIRRLAAARGGAALPLQQTLVAAINGLTTLLCRQAGCSPGAIAAAAAAANPAVSLLLQRLPVDAVLFPPYRPPQRSGVQLDAAALGLALPVPLYLFPLVSGYVGGDLVAFLYGQDAAPGRLLLDIGTNGEIAWFDGNNCWVTSVAAGPAFEGGEISCGIDYGPGAVTAVRVQGERLELTVAGGAPPRGLCGSGLVSAIAAARGAGLIDQAGTLVDPLTVGSNLARYLVEGPEGRRLHLYRDARCELFLTQQDIRSFQLAKGALHAGVAALLQRAGAAGDQVREVVVTGAFGLSLAPEDLKKVALLPPDVVDKVRFVPAGALAGVGRMLLATDGVDRVEALAANLTPNPLSGTPAFQQGFLKALDF, translated from the coding sequence ATGAACATATCCGATCTCCGCATCGCCTTTGACCTTGGTACCACGACCCTCGGTGCCCGTCTGCTCGATGGCGCGGGGCGGATCTGTGCCGAAACGCGGGCGCCCAACCCCCAGGTCGCGCAGGGGCGGGATGTGATCCGCCGCCTCGCCGCCGCCCGGGGCGGAGCCGCGCTCCCCCTGCAGCAGACCCTGGTCGCCGCCATCAACGGGCTGACCACCCTCCTCTGCCGCCAGGCCGGCTGTTCGCCCGGCGCGATCGCCGCGGCGGCGGCCGCCGCCAATCCGGCCGTCAGTCTCCTGCTCCAGCGCCTGCCGGTCGATGCAGTCCTGTTTCCTCCCTACCGTCCCCCCCAGCGCAGCGGGGTGCAGCTTGACGCCGCCGCCCTGGGCCTGGCGCTGCCGGTGCCGCTCTACCTCTTCCCCCTCGTCTCCGGCTATGTCGGCGGCGACCTGGTTGCCTTTCTTTACGGCCAGGACGCGGCGCCCGGCCGCCTCTTGCTCGACATCGGCACCAACGGGGAAATCGCCTGGTTCGATGGTAACAACTGCTGGGTCACCTCGGTGGCGGCCGGTCCGGCCTTCGAGGGGGGCGAAATCAGCTGCGGGATCGACTATGGTCCCGGTGCGGTGACCGCGGTCCGGGTGCAGGGGGAGAGGCTGGAACTGACCGTCGCCGGTGGCGCTCCGCCCCGCGGTCTCTGCGGCAGCGGGCTGGTTTCGGCGATTGCCGCCGCCCGCGGCGCCGGGCTCATCGACCAAGCCGGCACCCTGGTCGATCCGCTGACGGTTGGCAGCAACCTCGCCCGCTACCTGGTCGAAGGGCCGGAGGGGCGTCGCCTGCACCTTTACCGCGACGCCCGCTGCGAGCTGTTTTTGACCCAGCAGGATATCCGCAGTTTCCAGCTCGCCAAGGGGGCCCTGCATGCGGGGGTTGCGGCGCTGCTGCAACGGGCGGGGGCAGCCGGCGACCAGGTCCGGGAGGTGGTCGTGACCGGCGCTTTCGGCCTCTCGCTTGCCCCGGAAGACCTGAAAAAGGTTGCCTTGTTGCCGCCGGACGTGGTAGATAAGGTACGCTTTGTCCCCGCCGGAGCCTTGGCCGGAGTGGGCCGGATGCTGCTGGCAACCGATGGCGTGGACCGGGTCGAGGCGCTGGCCGCAAATCTGACCCCGAACCCCCTCTCCGGGACGCCGGCGTTTCAACAGGGGTTTCTGAAAGCTCTCGATTTTTGA
- the resB gene encoding cytochrome c biogenesis protein ResB — protein sequence MSSRDQKFLTAFWDFFCSLKLTIATLILLAITSIIGTVVQQGRSPQEYLQEYSETTYRVLTALNFTDMYHSWWFLGLLEIFALNLIACSIKRFPKVWKTVHEPVLAPAESFYRTLPNSEEVVVKGEGIEALRERVAALLGKAFATPVVTAGEEGAVHLFAQKMPWARFGVYVTHLSIIIIFVGAIIGSLWGYKAFVNIVEGTATDKVWARGASEPIDLGFQVRCDDFSVSFYGGGGGGRPKEFKSVLTVIDGGKTVVDQRPIIVNDPLTYKGITFYQSSYGPTGEPTIKLRVKVRASGEVQELAGRQGQRLMLPGGGSVRVVDSTEAFQDFGAAARIEVVPPEGEARSFVVLKAFPEFDAQRGGDYIFSLLDMEQRYYTGLQVAKDPGVWVVWLGCAMLVLGSMTAFFLSHRRIWVTLLPLAGGKVGVKIGGSAHRNQPAFEIFFDDLKKQLRDELK from the coding sequence GTGAGTTCCCGGGACCAGAAATTCCTCACCGCTTTCTGGGATTTTTTCTGTTCCCTGAAGCTGACTATCGCCACCCTGATCCTGCTCGCCATCACCTCGATCATCGGCACCGTGGTGCAGCAGGGGAGATCGCCGCAGGAGTATCTGCAGGAGTACAGCGAGACGACCTACCGGGTGCTGACCGCGCTCAACTTCACCGACATGTACCACTCCTGGTGGTTCCTCGGCCTGCTCGAGATTTTCGCCCTCAACCTCATCGCCTGCTCGATCAAGCGCTTCCCCAAGGTCTGGAAGACGGTCCATGAACCGGTCCTGGCCCCCGCCGAGAGCTTTTACCGCACCCTGCCCAACAGCGAAGAGGTGGTGGTCAAGGGAGAGGGGATCGAGGCGCTGCGCGAGCGCGTCGCCGCCCTGCTCGGCAAGGCTTTCGCCACACCGGTGGTCACCGCCGGCGAGGAGGGAGCGGTTCACCTCTTTGCGCAAAAAATGCCCTGGGCCCGTTTCGGGGTCTACGTCACCCACCTCTCGATCATCATCATCTTTGTCGGCGCCATCATCGGCTCGCTCTGGGGCTACAAGGCGTTTGTCAATATCGTCGAAGGGACCGCCACCGACAAGGTCTGGGCGCGGGGGGCGAGCGAACCGATCGACCTCGGCTTCCAGGTGCGCTGCGACGACTTTTCGGTCTCCTTCTACGGTGGCGGCGGAGGCGGCCGGCCCAAGGAGTTCAAGAGCGTGCTGACGGTCATCGACGGCGGCAAAACCGTGGTCGACCAGCGACCGATCATCGTCAACGACCCGCTCACCTACAAGGGGATCACCTTCTACCAGTCGAGCTACGGGCCGACCGGCGAGCCGACCATCAAGCTGCGGGTCAAGGTTCGCGCCAGCGGCGAGGTGCAGGAGCTCGCCGGGCGCCAGGGGCAGCGTCTGATGTTGCCCGGCGGCGGCAGCGTGCGGGTCGTCGACTCGACCGAAGCGTTCCAGGATTTTGGTGCGGCGGCGCGCATCGAAGTGGTCCCGCCCGAGGGGGAGGCCCGCTCCTTCGTCGTCCTCAAGGCGTTTCCCGAGTTCGACGCCCAGCGCGGCGGCGACTACATCTTCAGCCTGCTCGACATGGAGCAGCGCTACTACACCGGGCTGCAGGTCGCCAAGGACCCGGGGGTGTGGGTAGTCTGGCTCGGCTGCGCGATGCTGGTGCTCGGCTCGATGACCGCCTTCTTCCTCTCCCACCGGCGCATCTGGGTCACCCTGCTCCCCCTCGCCGGCGGCAAGGTCGGGGTCAAGATCGGCGGCAGCGCCCATCGCAACCAGCCGGCCTTCGAGATCTTCTTCGACGACCTCAAGAAACAGCTCCGCGACGAACTCAAGTAG
- a CDS encoding CooT family nickel-binding protein has translation MCLDHGSFLLVQGDKETPLEHVATLLPGTGNLRLVDVYGKMREIAGTIEEIDLLNRRIVLA, from the coding sequence ATGTGCCTGGATCACGGTAGTTTTTTGCTTGTTCAGGGTGACAAAGAGACCCCCCTGGAGCATGTCGCCACCCTGCTCCCCGGCACCGGCAATCTGCGCCTGGTCGATGTTTACGGCAAGATGCGGGAAATCGCGGGGACCATCGAGGAGATCGATCTGCTCAACCGGCGCATCGTTCTTGCCTGA